One segment of Thermococcus profundus DNA contains the following:
- a CDS encoding FUN14 domain-containing protein — translation MQLDLNGMIGDLGVGGIAGFVTGYALKKFMKIVMTIIGAYVLSLFWLQQKGVITINTDKLFNLTGNVTSQVVSLGQKVMGILPGTGAFIGGFYLGFQKG, via the coding sequence ATGCAGCTTGATCTAAACGGAATGATTGGAGATTTGGGCGTTGGTGGAATAGCCGGCTTTGTAACTGGGTACGCCCTCAAAAAGTTCATGAAGATCGTGATGACAATAATCGGGGCCTATGTGCTCAGTCTCTTCTGGCTTCAGCAGAAGGGGGTTATAACAATAAACACCGACAAACTGTTTAACCTCACCGGCAACGTTACCTCTCAAGTTGTAAGCCTCGGTCAGAAAGTAATGGGTATACTCCCAGGAACGGGGGCATTTATAGGGGGCTTTTACCTGGGCTTCCAAAAAGGGTGA
- a CDS encoding DNA-directed RNA polymerase subunit K → MFKYTRFEKARIIGARALQIALGAPVLVDVPEGATPLQAAIIEFEKGIIPITVIRPS, encoded by the coding sequence ATGTTCAAGTATACCCGCTTTGAAAAGGCCCGGATAATAGGAGCAAGGGCTCTCCAGATAGCCCTCGGTGCCCCGGTCCTGGTGGACGTTCCGGAAGGGGCTACTCCGCTTCAGGCCGCGATAATCGAGTTCGAAAAGGGAATAATCCCCATCACAGTAATACGTCCGAGCTGA
- a CDS encoding metallophosphatase family protein: MTYVAVLANINGNLPALTKALEKIEELKEEGYNIEKYYILGNIVGLFPYPREVLDALDDLLRDNKVMMIRGKFDQIIAASDPHAEGPDYIDRLDIPEHEKTALKYTWEKLGHEGRESIRDLPVYLVDRMGKNDIFGVYGSPMDPLNGEILPDQPTSYYETIMRPVKDYEVLFVSSPRYPVNAMTRYGRVVCPGSLGHPPGREHKETFALVDVDTLHTKFIEIDYDKKIVEERIKRENLPEEIVRILYRGKP, translated from the coding sequence ATGACGTACGTGGCTGTTCTCGCGAATATAAACGGGAACCTTCCCGCACTCACCAAGGCGCTCGAGAAGATAGAGGAGCTCAAGGAGGAAGGCTACAACATCGAGAAATACTACATCCTCGGCAACATAGTCGGTCTCTTTCCATACCCGCGGGAGGTTCTCGACGCCCTCGACGATCTCCTAAGGGACAACAAGGTCATGATGATAAGGGGGAAATTCGACCAGATAATAGCCGCCAGTGATCCGCATGCGGAGGGACCGGATTACATAGACAGGCTCGACATTCCCGAGCACGAAAAAACCGCCCTGAAATACACTTGGGAAAAGCTGGGACATGAGGGCAGAGAATCCATCAGGGATCTCCCCGTGTACCTAGTAGACAGGATGGGCAAGAACGACATCTTCGGCGTTTACGGTAGTCCAATGGATCCCCTCAACGGCGAAATCCTTCCAGATCAGCCGACCAGCTACTACGAAACCATAATGAGACCCGTTAAGGACTATGAGGTGCTCTTCGTTTCCTCTCCGAGGTACCCTGTAAACGCAATGACCAGATACGGAAGGGTGGTATGCCCCGGAAGCCTCGGTCATCCTCCTGGAAGAGAGCACAAGGAAACCTTCGCACTCGTTGACGTCGATACCCTCCACACCAAGTTCATAGAGATAGACTACGACAAGAAAATCGTTGAAGAGAGGATAAAGAGAGAGAACCTGCCAGAGGAGATCGTGAGAATTCTGTACCGCGGAAAGCCCTGA
- a CDS encoding 30S ribosomal protein S11: MSEQTQGVSLKKKEKWGVAHIYSSYNNTIIHITDITGAETVSRWSGGMVVKADRDEPSPYAAMIAARRAAEEAMEKGFVGVHIKVRAPGGSKSKSPGPGAQAAIRALARAGLRIGRVEDVTPIPHDGTRPKGGRRGRRV, encoded by the coding sequence ATGAGCGAGCAGACACAGGGAGTTAGCCTTAAGAAGAAGGAGAAGTGGGGCGTGGCCCACATCTACTCCTCCTACAACAACACAATAATCCACATCACCGACATCACCGGGGCCGAGACCGTCTCCAGATGGAGCGGTGGTATGGTAGTCAAGGCCGACAGGGACGAGCCCTCGCCTTACGCGGCCATGATAGCAGCTAGGAGGGCCGCAGAGGAGGCCATGGAGAAGGGCTTCGTCGGCGTTCACATCAAGGTCCGCGCCCCTGGAGGGAGCAAGAGCAAGAGCCCTGGTCCGGGTGCCCAAGCGGCTATTAGGGCCCTCGCCAGGGCGGGTCTCAGGATCGGAAGGGTCGAGGACGTCACCCCGATTCCGCACGACGGCACCAGGCCGAAGGGCGGAAGAAGGGGCAGACGCGTCTGA
- a CDS encoding 50S ribosomal protein L40e, whose amino-acid sequence MARFPEAEARIFRKYVCMRCGATNPWKAKKCRKCGYKGLRPKAREPRGGMGR is encoded by the coding sequence ATGGCGAGATTCCCTGAGGCTGAGGCAAGGATCTTTAGAAAGTACGTGTGCATGCGCTGCGGCGCCACCAACCCGTGGAAAGCCAAGAAGTGCAGGAAGTGCGGCTACAAGGGCCTTCGCCCGAAGGCAAGGGAGCCGCGCGGTGGAATGGGACGCTGA
- a CDS encoding PadR family transcriptional regulator, with protein sequence MTTPMERLRGKITKEVLWLYILRLLKERPMYAYELKQKIKEAFGFEPATVSSYVVLYKLEKEGYVTAKWQESKTGKPSRKYYELTPEGEKLLEEGVEFLEETLSKLKGL encoded by the coding sequence ATGACGACTCCCATGGAGAGATTGAGGGGAAAGATCACAAAGGAAGTCCTCTGGCTCTACATCCTGAGACTGCTGAAGGAGAGACCAATGTACGCCTACGAGCTGAAGCAGAAGATAAAAGAAGCGTTTGGATTCGAGCCGGCGACCGTCAGCTCCTACGTCGTCCTGTACAAGCTTGAGAAAGAAGGCTACGTGACGGCTAAGTGGCAGGAGAGCAAAACTGGAAAGCCGTCGAGGAAGTACTACGAGCTCACACCAGAGGGCGAGAAGCTTCTTGAAGAAGGTGTCGAATTCCTAGAAGAAACGCTGTCAAAGCTCAAAGGGCTGTGA
- a CDS encoding signal recognition particle protein Srp54: MALEKLGKALNSALRKLARSSTVDEALIKEVVRDIQRALIQSDVNVRLVLQLTKRIQERALNEKPPAGVSPKEHVIKIVYEELTNFLGREAVPLEIKEKPTVLLAVGIQGSGKTTTIAKLARHLQKRGYKVGLVCTDTWRPGAYYQLKQLVEPFKIEVFGDPEEKDAVKLAREGVAYFKERGVDVIIVDTAGRHKEESGLIEEMKQISGAINPHEVILVIDGTIGQQAYNQALAFKEATPIGSIIVTKLDGSAKGGGALSAVAATGAPIKFIGVGERVEDLEPFDPKRFVSRLLGLGDIEGLLEKFEELQREQELKEEDVEKFLKGKFNLKDMYAQLEAMQKMGPLKQILQMIPGLGYSLPDDAVKVGEEKLRRYRIIMDSMTEEELENPDLINYSRIKRIARGSGTSTKEVRELLAQYNQMRKMFKSLDKRKLAKMAKKFGGFGGLGI, translated from the coding sequence ATGGCACTTGAGAAACTGGGTAAAGCACTCAACAGTGCCCTCAGAAAGCTCGCGAGATCGAGCACCGTTGACGAGGCCCTGATAAAGGAGGTTGTGAGGGACATACAGAGGGCGCTCATCCAGTCCGACGTTAATGTAAGACTTGTTCTGCAATTGACGAAGAGGATACAGGAGCGGGCCCTCAATGAGAAGCCGCCCGCAGGAGTCAGCCCAAAGGAGCACGTTATTAAGATCGTCTACGAAGAACTCACCAACTTCCTCGGCAGGGAGGCCGTTCCCCTTGAGATAAAGGAGAAGCCCACTGTTCTTCTTGCCGTTGGAATCCAGGGTTCTGGAAAGACGACCACAATAGCAAAGCTCGCCAGACACCTTCAGAAGAGGGGATACAAGGTCGGCCTCGTCTGTACTGATACTTGGCGTCCTGGTGCCTATTACCAGCTCAAACAGCTGGTTGAACCTTTCAAGATCGAGGTCTTCGGTGATCCGGAGGAGAAAGACGCAGTTAAACTGGCCCGGGAAGGTGTGGCATACTTCAAGGAGAGGGGTGTCGATGTTATAATAGTTGACACCGCCGGAAGGCACAAGGAAGAGTCTGGTCTCATTGAGGAGATGAAGCAGATAAGCGGGGCAATAAACCCCCACGAGGTAATCCTTGTAATAGACGGTACCATCGGCCAGCAGGCGTACAACCAGGCCCTAGCTTTTAAGGAAGCGACGCCGATAGGTTCGATAATAGTCACAAAGCTCGATGGGAGCGCGAAGGGTGGAGGTGCCCTCTCAGCGGTCGCGGCAACTGGGGCTCCAATAAAGTTTATAGGCGTCGGGGAAAGGGTGGAGGATCTCGAGCCCTTCGATCCAAAGCGCTTTGTTTCCAGGCTCCTCGGCCTTGGGGACATTGAAGGATTACTGGAGAAGTTTGAAGAACTTCAGCGGGAGCAGGAGCTGAAGGAGGAGGACGTAGAGAAGTTCCTGAAGGGGAAGTTCAACCTCAAGGACATGTACGCCCAGCTTGAGGCCATGCAGAAGATGGGGCCGCTTAAGCAGATCCTCCAGATGATCCCGGGCCTTGGCTACTCCCTTCCGGACGATGCCGTCAAAGTTGGGGAGGAAAAGCTGAGGCGCTACAGGATAATAATGGACTCCATGACCGAGGAAGAACTTGAAAACCCAGATCTGATAAACTACTCCAGAATAAAGCGTATCGCAAGGGGTTCGGGGACTTCAACTAAGGAGGTTAGGGAACTCCTTGCCCAGTATAACCAGATGAGAAAAATGTTTAAGAGCTTGGACAAGAGAAAGCTTGCCAAAATGGCCAAGAAGTTTGGCGGATTCGGGGGGTTGGGTATATGA
- a CDS encoding DNA-directed RNA polymerase subunit D, with the protein MKPKFEVLEKREDSIKFILRGVDVAFANALRRTILAEVPTFAVDEVEFFENDSALFDEIIAHRLAMIPLTTPHERFSLDALELDDHTVTLSLEAEGPGMVYSGDLKSDDEGVKPANPNIPIVKLAEGQRLTLNAYARLGRGKDHAKWQPGFVYYKYLTRVHVSKDIPDWKELKKLAERRGLPAEESDSEVVITTIKAFYLPRKFEQYEGDKIREEIVPNAFVFTVESNGELPVEETVATALKILMRKSDRFISELHKLAD; encoded by the coding sequence ATGAAGCCCAAATTTGAGGTTCTTGAAAAACGGGAAGATTCCATAAAGTTCATTCTCAGGGGGGTTGATGTCGCCTTCGCCAACGCCCTTAGGAGGACTATCTTAGCTGAAGTTCCGACTTTTGCAGTTGACGAGGTGGAGTTCTTTGAGAACGATTCAGCCCTCTTCGACGAGATAATCGCCCACAGGCTTGCCATGATACCCCTCACCACTCCCCACGAAAGGTTCTCCCTCGATGCCCTTGAGCTTGATGATCACACCGTCACCCTCTCCCTCGAGGCTGAAGGGCCGGGCATGGTGTATTCCGGCGACCTGAAGAGCGACGACGAAGGGGTAAAGCCCGCCAACCCCAACATACCGATAGTTAAGCTCGCCGAGGGACAGAGGCTCACCCTGAACGCCTACGCTAGGCTCGGGCGCGGCAAAGACCATGCCAAGTGGCAGCCTGGCTTCGTCTACTACAAGTACCTCACAAGGGTGCACGTGAGCAAGGATATCCCAGACTGGAAGGAACTCAAGAAGCTTGCCGAGAGGAGGGGGCTTCCCGCTGAGGAGAGCGACTCTGAAGTCGTTATAACTACGATAAAGGCTTTCTACCTCCCCCGCAAGTTTGAGCAGTACGAGGGTGACAAAATCCGCGAGGAGATCGTGCCCAATGCGTTCGTCTTTACCGTTGAAAGCAACGGAGAGCTCCCCGTTGAAGAAACAGTGGCCACAGCTCTCAAGATACTCATGAGGAAGAGCGATAGATTTATAAGTGAACTCCATAAATTAGCCGACTGA
- a CDS encoding phosphoribosyltransferase family protein, producing MTQLKSVKEKLRLVNMLRLLKKSYTYEELSKITGLPITVLNRYVRGKVLPSAERTRALTELLSPYINLRGEVKKRLKFDSRGFFDTMSVLSDTSLMTLLSEELAGRFVDLNPDKILTAATDGIPFAVHIARELGVDVVYAKKKKEVGVEKFYEVNYVPSASGSITTLYLPTWALSKGDRVLIVDDVVRSGETQRALLELCHQAGAKPVGMVFLVSIGDIAEKFGEEHGIPVESVITLER from the coding sequence ATGACACAGTTGAAGTCAGTAAAGGAAAAGCTTAGACTGGTAAACATGCTGAGGCTCCTCAAGAAGAGTTACACCTACGAAGAACTTTCAAAGATCACGGGATTGCCGATAACCGTCCTGAACCGGTACGTCAGGGGCAAGGTCCTTCCGAGCGCGGAGAGAACGAGGGCCCTTACCGAACTCCTCTCCCCCTACATAAACCTCAGGGGAGAGGTTAAAAAGAGGCTCAAGTTTGACAGCAGGGGTTTCTTTGATACGATGTCCGTCCTCAGCGACACGTCCTTGATGACCCTCCTTTCGGAGGAGCTGGCGGGCCGGTTCGTTGACCTGAACCCGGACAAGATCTTAACAGCCGCCACCGACGGCATACCCTTCGCGGTTCACATTGCGAGGGAGCTCGGTGTGGACGTCGTCTACGCAAAGAAGAAGAAGGAGGTTGGGGTAGAGAAGTTCTACGAAGTCAACTACGTCCCGAGCGCTTCTGGAAGTATAACCACCCTCTACCTGCCCACCTGGGCCCTCAGCAAAGGTGATAGGGTTCTCATAGTTGATGACGTGGTCAGGAGCGGGGAGACCCAGAGAGCCCTCCTGGAACTCTGCCATCAGGCCGGTGCAAAGCCGGTCGGCATGGTGTTCCTCGTCAGCATAGGGGACATCGCGGAGAAGTTTGGGGAAGAGCACGGGATCCCCGTTGAAAGCGTCATAACCCTGGAGAGATGA
- the mtnP gene encoding S-methyl-5'-thioadenosine phosphorylase, with translation MPRIAIIGGSGVYDPKLLQNVREETVKTPYGEVRVKIGEYNGEEIAFLARHGEGHSVPPHKINYRANIWALYELGVERILSTSAVGSLNLEMKPGDFVVLDQLMDFTKTRHYTFYDGDESPHDRKFVAHVDFTDPYCPELRKAVINAAKELNFRYHPTGTYACMEGPRFETRAEIRALKILGADVVGMTQCPEAALARELEICYASVAIVTNFAAGISTEKLTHKEVVDLMAQKGEEIKYLLMNAIKYIPKERRCPCKDALKGATGE, from the coding sequence ATGCCGAGGATAGCGATTATTGGGGGTTCTGGCGTCTACGATCCAAAGCTGCTCCAGAACGTCCGTGAAGAGACCGTCAAAACACCCTACGGGGAAGTCAGGGTGAAGATAGGGGAGTACAACGGAGAGGAGATAGCCTTCTTAGCCAGGCACGGCGAGGGTCACAGTGTTCCCCCGCACAAGATAAACTACCGGGCAAACATATGGGCGCTCTACGAACTTGGGGTGGAGAGAATACTCTCAACTTCAGCGGTTGGCTCCCTAAACTTAGAGATGAAGCCGGGAGATTTCGTTGTCCTAGACCAGCTAATGGACTTCACCAAAACGAGACACTACACCTTCTACGACGGTGACGAGAGCCCGCACGACAGGAAGTTCGTTGCCCACGTTGACTTCACCGACCCATACTGTCCGGAGCTGAGGAAGGCGGTCATAAATGCGGCAAAAGAGCTGAACTTCAGGTACCATCCAACCGGGACCTACGCCTGTATGGAGGGACCGCGCTTCGAAACCAGGGCCGAGATAAGGGCACTCAAGATACTCGGAGCGGACGTCGTGGGAATGACCCAGTGCCCCGAGGCAGCGCTCGCGAGGGAGCTTGAAATATGCTACGCCAGCGTGGCCATTGTCACCAACTTCGCGGCGGGAATAAGCACCGAAAAACTCACCCACAAGGAGGTTGTTGATCTCATGGCCCAGAAGGGCGAGGAGATAAAGTACCTGCTCATGAACGCCATCAAGTACATTCCAAAGGAGCGGCGCTGTCCATGCAAGGACGCGCTTAAGGGCGCCACCGGTGAGTGA
- the rplM gene encoding 50S ribosomal protein L13, with amino-acid sequence MRIINAEGLILGRLASKVAKMLLEGEEVVIVNAEKAIITGNREDIFAKYKQRTELRTRTNPRRGPFYPKRSDEIVRRTVRGMLPWKTDRGRKAFRRLKVYAGVPKEFEGKELETISEAHMSRLATPKYVTVGEVAKFLGGKF; translated from the coding sequence ATGAGGATAATTAACGCTGAAGGACTCATACTCGGAAGGCTCGCCTCGAAGGTCGCCAAGATGCTCCTTGAGGGCGAGGAGGTAGTCATAGTCAACGCCGAGAAGGCCATCATCACCGGAAACCGCGAGGACATTTTCGCCAAGTACAAGCAGAGGACCGAGCTCAGAACCAGAACCAACCCGAGGAGGGGCCCGTTCTACCCAAAGAGGAGCGACGAGATCGTCAGGAGAACTGTCAGGGGCATGCTCCCCTGGAAGACCGATCGCGGAAGGAAGGCCTTTAGAAGGCTCAAGGTCTATGCAGGCGTTCCCAAGGAGTTTGAGGGTAAGGAGCTTGAGACCATAAGCGAGGCCCACATGTCTAGATTGGCCACGCCCAAGTACGTTACCGTTGGAGAGGTTGCGAAGTTCCTCGGTGGAAAGTTCTGA
- a CDS encoding 50S ribosomal protein L18e — protein MVKRTGPTDINLRRLIRYLRKKSNEEGVNVWKDIAWRLERPRRQRAEVNVSKINRYTKDGDVVVVPGSVLGAGKLEHKVTVAAWKVSETAKKKIVEAGGEVLTIEELIERNPKGSGVTIME, from the coding sequence ATGGTCAAGAGAACCGGACCAACTGACATAAACCTGAGGAGGCTCATCCGCTACCTCCGAAAGAAGTCGAACGAGGAAGGGGTTAACGTATGGAAGGACATAGCCTGGCGCCTTGAGAGGCCCAGGAGGCAGAGGGCTGAGGTGAACGTCAGCAAGATCAACCGCTACACCAAGGATGGAGACGTTGTTGTCGTTCCGGGAAGCGTCCTCGGTGCAGGAAAGCTCGAGCACAAGGTCACCGTCGCCGCCTGGAAGGTCAGCGAGACCGCTAAGAAGAAGATAGTCGAGGCAGGTGGAGAGGTCCTCACGATTGAGGAGCTCATTGAGAGAAACCCGAAGGGTAGTGGAGTAACCATAATGGAGTGA
- a CDS encoding Lrp/AsnC family transcriptional regulator, producing the protein MKKMEAIILVVARPGTEERVHEKLKDHPSVKEVYRVYGEYDLILRVEVDGIEELDKFHDEVLRKIREIELTETLIASTYGIRA; encoded by the coding sequence ATGAAGAAGATGGAGGCAATAATCCTCGTTGTGGCGAGGCCCGGAACAGAGGAGAGGGTTCACGAGAAGCTTAAGGATCACCCTAGCGTTAAAGAAGTCTACAGGGTTTACGGCGAGTACGACCTCATCCTTCGAGTGGAAGTCGACGGCATTGAGGAGCTGGACAAGTTCCACGACGAGGTTCTCAGGAAGATACGTGAGATCGAGCTGACGGAGACGCTTATAGCCAGCACCTACGGAATTAGGGCATAG
- a CDS encoding YkgJ family cysteine cluster protein, whose protein sequence is MAADPAKRLVATVDLLTLDISIESEVRFKCPENCGKCCVNLEIPLRDEDIERIEDLGYGAWEFVDYEKMFYRGDKFLGYALKKRPFDGACIFLDPETKRCRIYDHRPLACRLYPFVFVKHGTKMEIYIREDSFCPGIDHPEGEPVDERFILREYGDVLKEYRDKLLKDQGE, encoded by the coding sequence GTGGCCGCCGATCCAGCGAAGCGTTTGGTGGCCACGGTTGATCTTTTAACTCTCGATATTTCAATCGAATCCGAAGTCCGCTTCAAGTGCCCGGAGAACTGCGGAAAGTGTTGCGTTAATCTGGAGATTCCCCTCAGGGACGAGGACATTGAGAGGATCGAGGATCTTGGGTACGGTGCTTGGGAGTTCGTGGATTATGAGAAGATGTTCTACAGGGGTGACAAGTTCCTCGGCTACGCCCTCAAAAAGCGCCCCTTCGACGGGGCTTGCATCTTCCTTGATCCCGAGACTAAACGCTGCAGGATCTACGATCACCGCCCCCTTGCGTGCAGGCTCTACCCCTTTGTCTTTGTGAAGCACGGGACTAAAATGGAGATCTACATTCGGGAGGACTCCTTCTGCCCCGGGATAGATCACCCCGAGGGGGAGCCCGTTGATGAGCGGTTTATACTGAGGGAGTACGGTGACGTTCTGAAGGAATACAGGGACAAGTTGTTGAAGGACCAGGGTGAATGA
- the rpsB gene encoding 30S ribosomal protein S2, whose translation MEEYLVPLDQYLAAGVHIGTQQKTQDMKKFIYRVRQDGLYVLDVRKTDERLRVAGKFLARFDPESILAVSVRLYGQKPVKKFGEVTGARTIPGRFLPGTMTNPQVKNFMEPDVLIVTDPRADHQAMKEAVEIGVPIVALVDTENFLSYVDLAIPTNNKGRKALALIYWILAREVLYNRKEIGSRDEFKIPVEDFEMRIVRS comes from the coding sequence ATGGAGGAGTATTTGGTTCCGCTCGATCAGTACCTTGCCGCCGGTGTCCACATCGGCACCCAGCAGAAGACTCAGGACATGAAGAAGTTCATATACAGGGTCAGGCAGGACGGCCTCTACGTCCTCGACGTTAGGAAGACCGATGAGAGGCTTAGGGTTGCCGGGAAGTTCCTTGCCCGCTTTGACCCGGAGAGCATCCTCGCCGTCAGCGTCAGGCTCTACGGCCAGAAGCCGGTCAAGAAGTTCGGTGAGGTCACCGGTGCCAGGACGATTCCGGGCCGTTTCCTCCCGGGAACCATGACCAACCCGCAGGTTAAGAACTTCATGGAGCCAGACGTCCTCATCGTCACCGATCCGAGGGCCGACCACCAGGCCATGAAGGAGGCCGTTGAGATAGGCGTTCCCATAGTGGCCCTCGTTGACACTGAGAACTTCCTCAGCTACGTTGACCTTGCTATTCCGACCAACAACAAGGGAAGGAAGGCACTTGCGCTCATCTACTGGATCCTCGCGAGGGAAGTGCTATACAACAGGAAAGAGATCGGTAGCAGGGACGAGTTCAAGATACCCGTTGAGGACTTTGAGATGAGGATCGTCAGGAGCTGA
- a CDS encoding NAD(P)/FAD-dependent oxidoreductase, with protein sequence MKYDVVVVGASAGGLTAAISAKRFYPDKSVLVIKKEETGMIPCGIPYVFGTLKGVDDDILPVERFLEPLGVEILTDEVTEIDPRRKTLRTRSGKEIVWEKLVIATGSKPVKPEFPGSDLEGVYTVPKDYQYLKEFREKLENAGRVVIIGGGFIALEVGDEIQKLGKDVTIVVRSRLLRSSFDPEFSEMVEERLRERGINVVHGQIERLLGDKKVEKVKLIDGRELDADLVIFSIGYRPNVDLAVKAGLRVTRYGIWTDEYMRTSCPDIFAVGDCVEHRDFFTGKPYPLMLASTATFEARIAGANLFKLQIVRENRRTIGAYSTHVAGLTLAAAGLTEEAARKEGFEVVVGYGKGPDRHPAKFPDTSMVTVKLIFSRDRGAILGAQIAGGKSVGEMINVLALAIQKRLTASELYTLQIATHPLLTASPVGYQILQAAEDALAKLRA encoded by the coding sequence ATGAAGTACGACGTAGTTGTTGTCGGTGCAAGTGCCGGTGGCTTAACCGCCGCAATTTCCGCGAAGAGGTTCTATCCCGACAAGAGCGTTCTTGTCATAAAAAAGGAAGAAACGGGAATGATTCCATGCGGGATACCCTACGTCTTTGGAACCCTCAAAGGCGTAGATGACGACATCCTGCCTGTAGAGCGGTTCCTTGAACCCCTAGGCGTCGAAATTCTCACCGACGAGGTCACGGAAATAGACCCGCGGAGGAAGACCCTAAGAACGAGATCTGGAAAGGAGATAGTGTGGGAAAAACTCGTCATTGCCACCGGCTCCAAGCCCGTGAAGCCGGAGTTTCCAGGATCGGATCTTGAAGGGGTCTACACTGTCCCCAAGGACTATCAGTACCTCAAGGAATTCCGTGAGAAACTCGAGAACGCCGGGAGAGTCGTGATAATCGGCGGCGGATTCATTGCCCTCGAAGTCGGAGACGAGATCCAGAAGCTCGGGAAGGACGTGACCATAGTCGTGAGAAGCAGGCTCCTTAGGAGCTCCTTTGATCCAGAGTTCAGCGAAATGGTGGAGGAAAGGCTCAGGGAAAGAGGCATCAACGTAGTCCATGGACAGATCGAAAGGCTCCTCGGGGACAAAAAGGTAGAAAAGGTCAAACTCATCGACGGAAGGGAGCTCGATGCAGATCTAGTGATCTTCTCGATCGGCTACCGCCCCAACGTAGATCTCGCCGTAAAAGCGGGGCTGAGGGTTACCCGCTACGGCATCTGGACTGATGAGTACATGAGAACCTCCTGCCCGGACATCTTCGCGGTCGGCGACTGCGTAGAGCACAGGGACTTCTTCACGGGGAAGCCATATCCCCTCATGCTCGCCTCAACGGCCACCTTTGAGGCTAGGATTGCCGGTGCCAACCTCTTCAAGCTCCAGATAGTCAGGGAGAACAGGAGGACGATAGGAGCATACTCCACCCACGTCGCCGGGTTGACCCTTGCGGCGGCAGGTCTTACAGAGGAAGCCGCCAGAAAGGAGGGCTTCGAGGTAGTAGTTGGCTACGGAAAAGGCCCCGACAGACATCCGGCGAAGTTCCCGGACACCTCTATGGTGACGGTGAAGCTCATCTTCTCCCGCGACAGGGGGGCGATCCTCGGGGCCCAGATAGCCGGAGGAAAGAGCGTCGGTGAGATGATAAACGTCCTCGCCCTTGCGATACAGAAGAGGCTCACGGCGAGCGAGCTCTACACCCTACAGATAGCTACCCACCCGCTCCTCACCGCCTCGCCCGTTGGATACCAGATACTCCAGGCGGCAGAGGACGCGCTGGCGAAGCTGAGGGCTTGA
- a CDS encoding 30S ribosomal protein S9, producing the protein MKVIQTAGKRKTAVARATIREGKGRVRINHKPVEIIEPEIARFTIMEPLILAGEGIVSKVDIDVKVEGGGFMGQAEAARVAIARALVEWTNDMNLKEKFMKYDRTMLVGDSRRTEPHKPNRSTKGPRAKRQKSYR; encoded by the coding sequence ATGAAGGTCATTCAGACTGCTGGTAAGAGGAAGACGGCCGTTGCGAGGGCTACCATAAGGGAAGGAAAGGGCAGGGTTAGGATCAACCACAAGCCCGTTGAGATCATTGAGCCTGAGATAGCCAGGTTCACCATCATGGAGCCGCTCATCCTCGCCGGTGAAGGGATAGTTAGCAAGGTCGACATAGACGTTAAGGTCGAGGGCGGTGGCTTCATGGGTCAGGCCGAAGCAGCCAGGGTTGCCATAGCCAGGGCCCTCGTTGAGTGGACCAACGACATGAACCTGAAGGAAAAGTTTATGAAGTACGACAGGACCATGCTCGTTGGAGACAGCAGGAGGACCGAGCCCCACAAGCCCAACCGCTCAACAAAGGGTCCGAGGGCCAAGAGGCAGAAGTCGTACCGCTGA
- a CDS encoding DNA-directed RNA polymerase subunit N: protein MIVPVRCFTCGRVIGDKYYEFKERVEKGEDPEKVLDDLGIERYCCRRTLLSHVELIDQVMVYKVY, encoded by the coding sequence GTGATAGTTCCCGTCAGGTGCTTCACTTGCGGTCGCGTGATAGGCGACAAATACTACGAGTTCAAGGAGAGGGTTGAGAAAGGGGAAGATCCCGAGAAGGTGCTCGACGACCTCGGGATCGAGAGGTACTGCTGCAGGAGAACCCTCCTGAGCCATGTCGAGCTCATAGACCAGGTAATGGTCTACAAGGTCTACTGA